The DNA segment AACTTGCCTGAGGAGAAAAAAAGTCTGAATCTGATGTTGCAGAAACATTTCCTTTAATGGAATATGTTCTTAAATTTTTCATGGTTGCAAATTTATAGTCTTCATATACTCTGTCTATACATTGTATAGATATAGGAAGATAATATTTTTCTGCAAGAATATCTATACCAATAAGTTTTATAGGCTCTTTATCAATAAGATAAAATTTATCATCTGAATATAAATTATTTAAGAATGAATTAAGAAGGATTATTTTTTTTCCTTCATCAGTTTGTATTGAAAAATAATCAAAATCTTCTATATTGATAATTTTATTATTTTTTACTACAAGAACAATACTGTCTGTATTGTGCTGAAAATCTCTTAATTTTTGAAAATTGATTTCATTTTGTGAAGTTATGAAGTCAATATTCATAAGTTGCTTTTGTTTTTGCATTCTGAAAAATTTTTCAAAATAAAATTCCCCTGAAAAAAATTCAAGGGCAACTATTGAGAAAAACATAAGTGCTAGTATTAAAAGAATTTTAGGTTTTAGTTTCAAAATTCATTCACCTCAAATTTATACCCTACCAGCTTAACAGTTTTTATAAATTTAGAATAATTTTTAAGTCTTTGTCTAAGCTTTTTTATATGGTTATCTATAACTCTGTCGTTTCCTATGAAAGAATATCCCCAGATAGAAGTGATAATCTGTTCTCTTGTAACAACAGTATTTTCATTTTCAATAAGATACATAAGAATTTCTCTTTCTTTAGGAGGAAAATCACATTCTTCTCCATCTATAAGAATCTTTTTTCCCTTTTCTTCAATTTCCAGACCTTCATATTTTTTATTTATTTTTGTCTTTTTAAGATATCTGTTTACAATTGATATAAGAAGCTGTTTAGGAAATGGTTTTGTAATATATCCATCAGCTCCTGCATCATAAGCAAGTACCTGACTTTTTTCATCAGAAAGAGCTGTAATAAATATGATAGGAACTTGGGAAAATTTTCTGATTTCTCTTGTAAGTTCCAGTCCGTTAAGTTTAGGCATCATAATATCAACAAGAAGAAGAGAATATTTATTTCCATTTTCAAGTTTTTCAAGAGCCTCTTCCCCATTAGATGCTTCGTCCACTTCAATATCTTCTTGTTTTAGTATAGTAGTTATAAGTTTTCTCATATTTAAAGTATCCTCAACAAGTAATATCATATAATTCCTCCCAAATATGTTATATATATGTCATGAGCATATATTATAATTATATCTTAAAATTAAGTTTAAGTCTAACAAATAAAAAAATATTCATAAAAGAATTATAAAAAAATCCCTGCCAAAAAAATATATTATTTGAACAGGGATTAAATATTAATGTTTTTCTTTTATAAAACCTTGTTTATAGGCATTAAGCAAATCATATAAATCATTTATCTGCATTTCAATTTTTGTACCTATATCTGTATCTTTAACTCTTTTTCTTTGAAGAACTCTTTTAACAATTCTTGTAGATGAATGAATATCTATGCAGTTTTCAATGGCATTTTTTACATTTTGAAATGGTTCATGTGAAACAAGCTTCATTCCGTATGAATTATATATTAAAGTATATCCAGCAAGACCTGTTTCAGATTGGTAAGCTTTTGAAAAGCCTCCATCAATAACAATAAGCTTTCCTTGAGCTTTGATAGGACTTTCTCCTTTTTTTTCTTTAACAGGGACATGCCCATTTATAATGTGAGATATTTCAGGGTTAAGGTTAAATTCTTTAAAAATTTTATTTATAAAATTAATATCTTCACAGAATGAATAGTAAGGATTTTTATTTTCTTTATGCAGAATTTTATCAGAAGTAAAATATCTTTCAAAAGTTTTCATAGCATCTTTACCAAAAAGAGGGGAATTAGGTCCACACCATAGATACCACATAAAATCAATAGCTCTTTCTCTTCTTTCAGAATCTGTTTTATTAAAATATCCCTCTCTGCATACTCTATCAAGTTCTTCAAGATATTTTTTTCCAGAAAGAATTTTTCCACATATATTCACTTCTGTAAATTCTTGATTTTCTGTAACAGGAATACAACCATGAAATAAAAGATTTGAATTATATTTTAAGAACATGCTTCCTTTTGCAAAAAGAAATTTTATATGTTTTTGAAGTTTTTCACTATGCATAAAACTTTTCTTAAGTTTTTCTATAATCTCTTTTTCTTCAGTTGTAAGCTCAAGAGGATTTTCTCTATTTAATGTAGGGAAATTTTTATCAGTAAGAGGATAATCAATACCATCAATTTTAACAGTTCCTTTATCAAAGTCAATTTTATCAAGAAGAATTCTGTGTTCCATTTTAAATATAGGATTATTTTTAATTATCTCTGCTTCAACTTTAAATTGTATGATAGTAATAGCTTTATGAATTTTACTCATAAGAGAACTATCTTTTTCATTTCTGCTTTCTTTAGGAATAAATTGTATACAATCATCATCAGCATATGTATTCATTGCAAAAGCAGCAAGAGGAAGAAGATTTATTCCATAAACATCTTCTAATATATCTGTATTTGAATATCTGCTGCATATTCTTACAACATTTGCTATAGCTCCTTTATGTCCTGCTGCAGCATTCATCCATAAAATATCATGATTTCCCCATTGAATATCTACATTGTGATAGTTCATAAGTCTATCCATGATTTTATGAGGAGCAGGTCCTCTGTCATATATATCCCCTACAATATGAAGAACATCAATAGTAAGTCTTTGGATAAGTTCTGAAATAGCGATAATAAATTCTTTTGCTCTATCAAGTTCAATAATTGTATTTATTATATTTCTTACATATTCTTTTTTATTGTATGAAAATTCTTTTTCGTGAAGAAGTTCCTGAATAATATATGAGAAATCTTCAGGAAGAGCTTTTCTCACTTTTGAAGCAGTATATTTTGAACTTACAACTTTGCATACCTGAACAAGACGAAGAATAGTAACTCTATACCAACTTTCCATATCAGTTCCTAATTCTTGAATAAAATTTATTTTTTCTTCAGGATAGTATATAACAGTTGCAAGCTGCTTTTTAAATTTTTCTTCAAGAGTATCTCCAAAAATATCATCAATTTTATCTTTTATAACTCCTGATCCATTTCTTAATACATGATTAAAAGCTTGATATTCTCCATGAATATCTGTTAAAAAATGTTCTGTTCCTTTTGGAAGATTAAGAATTGCTTTTAAATTTATGATTTCTCTTGTTGTTGCTCCAATAGTTGGAAATGACTCTGATAAAAGTCTTAAGAACTTTAATTTGTCATCCATTTTTTCCTCCGTAAATATTTAATCCTTTTATTTAATATTATTAAATTATATCACAGAAATCATAAAAGATATAACTCTTTTTAAAATATAATAATAGAATTATAAATTCACGAAAAATAAAAAGATATTAATTTTTAATACAGAAAAATACAAAAAAAAGCTGTTGTAAAACTTAATAATTTACAACAGCTTTAATAATAATTTTTATTATCCTAATTTTTTTATCATAAGTTCTGTAACCATTTGAGGATTTGCTTTTCCTTTAGAAAGTTTCATTGCTTGACCGATAAGTCCTTTAAGAACTCTAGGTTTTCTTCCTTCATCAGAGTTTTTATAGTCTTCAATAAGTTTAGGGTTATTTGCAAGAACTTCATCAACAAGAGTTTCAATAGCACTGTCATCTGTAACTTGAGCCATTTTTTCTTCTTTAACAATAGTTTCAGGATCTCTTTCATCAGTAAGTTTCATTTCAAAAAGAGTTTTAGCTATTTTTGATGAAATAACATTTGTATCAATAAGTTTTATAATTTTTCCTAAATCTTCAGAAGAAATTACAAAATCTTTTATTTCAGTATTTTTTTGTTTTAATTCTTTTAAAACTTCTGTCATTATCCAGTTTGAACTTGATTTTGCATTTCCAGAAGCTTTTGCTGTATTTTCAAAATAATCAGCAAGTTCAATATCTTCACAAAGAATATGTGCATCATATTCAGGAATTTGATATTCATTTATAAATCTTGCAACTTTATCAGTTATTGATTCAGGCATAGTTTCTTTTATGGCTTCTATTTCTTCATCAGTTATAACAAGAGTAAGAAGATCTGGTTCATGGAAATATCTGTAATCCATAGCCTCTTCTTTGCTTCTCATAACTCTTGTAACTTGAGCATCATCATCCCAAAGTCTTGTTTCCTGATCTATTTTTCCACCCTTTTCAATAGTTTCAATTTGTCTATTTACTTCATAGTCTATTGCTCTTGCAACAGCTTTGAAAGAGTTAAGGTTTTTAACTTCAACTCTTGTTCCAAAAGGTTCTCCTTTATGATGTACAGATATATTAGCATCACATCTTAAAGAACCAAGTTCCATTGAAACATCACTGACACCAGTATATTTAATAGTATTTTTAAGAAGAGTAAGATATTCATAAGCTTCTTCTGAAGTTCTCATATCAGGTTCAGAAATAATTTCTACAAGAGGAATAGAAGCTCTGTTATAGTTTAAATAAGATTCATGAACTCCATGAACAGATTTACCTGTATCCTCTTCTATTTGTATTTTTGTAATTCCAACTTTTTTAGCTTTTCCATTTACATTTATTTCTAAGAATCCTTTTCCTGCATAAGAATTTTCAAACTGAGTTATTTGATAGTTCTTTGGAGCATCAGGATAGAAATAATTTTTTCTATCAAAATGACTTTCGTTATTTATGTTACAGTTTAAAGCAAGAGCAGCTTTGACAGCATACTCAACAACTTTTTTATTTAATTTTGGAAGAGCTCCTGGATGTCCAAGACATATAGGGCATGTATGAGTATTTGAATCATCGTTATCGTAATCAGCACTGCAACCACACCATACTTTTGTTCCTGTTTTTAATTGGAGATGGACTTCAAGTCCTATTACTGATTCCCATTCTTTTATCATTATTTATCATCTCCTTCAGGAAGTTTCCATTCTCCTCTAATTTTTTCAAAAGCACTTCCTACAGCAATTAAGTCTTCTTCTCCAAATTGTTTTCCTAAAAGTTGGATTCCTACAGGAAGACCATCTGTAAGCCCTGCTGGAACAGAAAGCCCTGGAATACCAGCAAGGTTTGCAGAAAGTGTAAATATATCTTCTAAATATAATTCTATTGGTGTTTTTTCTTTATTAAGTTCAAAAGATGGTGATGGAGCAACTGGAGTAAATATTACATCAACAGTTTTAAAAGCTTCATCAAAATCTTTTTTTATAAGAGTTCTTACTTTCTGAGCTTTTTTAAAGTATGCATCAAAGAAACCAGCACTTAAAACATATGTTCCTATCATAATTCTTCTTTTTACTTCAGCACCAAATCCTTCACTTCTTGATTTAATGTAAAGATCAAGGATATTTTTAGCTTCAGGGCTTCTGTATCCATATCTTACTCCATCAAATCTTGCAAGGTTTGAACTTGCTTCAGCAGGAGCAAGAACATAGTAAACAGGAACAGCATATTTTGTATGAGGAAGAGAGATATCAATGACTTCTGCTCCAAGTTCTCTTAATTTATCAAGAGATTCAAGCATAACTTTTCTTACACCTTCATCAATTCCTTCAATAAAATATTCTTTAGGAACTCCTATTTTCATTCCTTTTATATCTCTTCCAAGAGCTTTTGTATAATCTGGAACATCTTTTTTAGATACAGTTGCATCGTATTCATCATATCCAGAAATAACATTCATTGTAAGAGCAACATCTTCAACAGACTTTGCAATTGGTCCTATTTGGTCAAGAGATGAAGCAAAAGCAATAAGTCCATATCTTGAAACTCTTCCATAAGTAGGTTTAAGTCCTACAACACCACAAAAAGATGATGGCTGTCTTATACTTCCTCCTGTGTCAGAACCAAGAGAGATAAAACATTCTTGAGAAGCAATTGATGTTGCTGCTCCTCCAGAACTTCCACCAGGAACTTTTGTTGTATCCCAAGGATTTTTAGTAAGTCCATGAGAAGAAGTTCTTGTAGTTCCTCCCATTGCAAATTCGTCCATATTTGTCTTACCTATGATTATTGCATCTGCTTCTTTTAATTTTTTTACAACAGTTGCATCATAAATTCCCACATAATTTCCAAGAATTTTTGAACATGCAGTTGTAAGATCTCCTTCAGATACCATATTATCTTTTATAGATACTGGAACTCCTGCAAGTGATCCCACTTTTTCTCCTTTTGCTATTTTTTCATCAATAATTTTAGCTTCTTCAAGAGCTTTTTCTTTTCTAAGAGAAACAAAACTGTTTATAAGTTCGTCTTTTTTTTCTATTCTTTCAAATACAGCCTTTGTAACCTCAACAGCAGAAAGTTCTCTGTCTGCTATTTTTTTTCTGATTTCAGCAGCTGTAAATTTATGTATCTCAGTCATGAGAAATCCTCCTCTAAAATTTTATTCTCCTCCAACAACTTTTGGAACAATAACAGCACCATCTTCAGCTTCAGGTGCATTTAAAAGTGCTTCTTCAACAGTAAGAGATTTTCTTACAGTATCTTCTCTTAAGTTGTTTGTATCATCGTTTACTTGTGATAAAGGTTTTACTTCTGTTGTGTCAACTTCACCAAGCATATCAATGTAATTAAGAATATCATTAAGTTCCTGCTGATATTTTTCTATCTCTTCAGGGCTGAATTCCAATCTTGCAAGTTTAGCAACATGTAAAACTTCCTCTTTGCTTAAAGCCATTCTAACCTCCTAAAATTAATCTTTATATATTTAAAATATTTTCTGCATTTTAAAGTGAATACAGATAGTTTATTTCTTTTTTAGTAAGA comes from the Fusobacterium perfoetens genome and includes:
- a CDS encoding response regulator transcription factor translates to MILLVEDTLNMRKLITTILKQEDIEVDEASNGEEALEKLENGNKYSLLLVDIMMPKLNGLELTREIRKFSQVPIIFITALSDEKSQVLAYDAGADGYITKPFPKQLLISIVNRYLKKTKINKKYEGLEIEEKGKKILIDGEECDFPPKEREILMYLIENENTVVTREQIITSIWGYSFIGNDRVIDNHIKKLRQRLKNYSKFIKTVKLVGYKFEVNEF
- the gatC gene encoding Asp-tRNA(Asn)/Glu-tRNA(Gln) amidotransferase subunit GatC translates to MALSKEEVLHVAKLARLEFSPEEIEKYQQELNDILNYIDMLGEVDTTEVKPLSQVNDDTNNLREDTVRKSLTVEEALLNAPEAEDGAVIVPKVVGGE
- the gatB gene encoding Asp-tRNA(Asn)/Glu-tRNA(Gln) amidotransferase subunit GatB, giving the protein MIKEWESVIGLEVHLQLKTGTKVWCGCSADYDNDDSNTHTCPICLGHPGALPKLNKKVVEYAVKAALALNCNINNESHFDRKNYFYPDAPKNYQITQFENSYAGKGFLEINVNGKAKKVGITKIQIEEDTGKSVHGVHESYLNYNRASIPLVEIISEPDMRTSEEAYEYLTLLKNTIKYTGVSDVSMELGSLRCDANISVHHKGEPFGTRVEVKNLNSFKAVARAIDYEVNRQIETIEKGGKIDQETRLWDDDAQVTRVMRSKEEAMDYRYFHEPDLLTLVITDEEIEAIKETMPESITDKVARFINEYQIPEYDAHILCEDIELADYFENTAKASGNAKSSSNWIMTEVLKELKQKNTEIKDFVISSEDLGKIIKLIDTNVISSKIAKTLFEMKLTDERDPETIVKEEKMAQVTDDSAIETLVDEVLANNPKLIEDYKNSDEGRKPRVLKGLIGQAMKLSKGKANPQMVTELMIKKLG
- a CDS encoding fructose-1,6-bisphosphatase, which codes for MDDKLKFLRLLSESFPTIGATTREIINLKAILNLPKGTEHFLTDIHGEYQAFNHVLRNGSGVIKDKIDDIFGDTLEEKFKKQLATVIYYPEEKINFIQELGTDMESWYRVTILRLVQVCKVVSSKYTASKVRKALPEDFSYIIQELLHEKEFSYNKKEYVRNIINTIIELDRAKEFIIAISELIQRLTIDVLHIVGDIYDRGPAPHKIMDRLMNYHNVDIQWGNHDILWMNAAAGHKGAIANVVRICSRYSNTDILEDVYGINLLPLAAFAMNTYADDDCIQFIPKESRNEKDSSLMSKIHKAITIIQFKVEAEIIKNNPIFKMEHRILLDKIDFDKGTVKIDGIDYPLTDKNFPTLNRENPLELTTEEKEIIEKLKKSFMHSEKLQKHIKFLFAKGSMFLKYNSNLLFHGCIPVTENQEFTEVNICGKILSGKKYLEELDRVCREGYFNKTDSERRERAIDFMWYLWCGPNSPLFGKDAMKTFERYFTSDKILHKENKNPYYSFCEDINFINKIFKEFNLNPEISHIINGHVPVKEKKGESPIKAQGKLIVIDGGFSKAYQSETGLAGYTLIYNSYGMKLVSHEPFQNVKNAIENCIDIHSSTRIVKRVLQRKRVKDTDIGTKIEMQINDLYDLLNAYKQGFIKEKH
- the gatA gene encoding Asp-tRNA(Asn)/Glu-tRNA(Gln) amidotransferase subunit GatA; the protein is MTEIHKFTAAEIRKKIADRELSAVEVTKAVFERIEKKDELINSFVSLRKEKALEEAKIIDEKIAKGEKVGSLAGVPVSIKDNMVSEGDLTTACSKILGNYVGIYDATVVKKLKEADAIIIGKTNMDEFAMGGTTRTSSHGLTKNPWDTTKVPGGSSGGAATSIASQECFISLGSDTGGSIRQPSSFCGVVGLKPTYGRVSRYGLIAFASSLDQIGPIAKSVEDVALTMNVISGYDEYDATVSKKDVPDYTKALGRDIKGMKIGVPKEYFIEGIDEGVRKVMLESLDKLRELGAEVIDISLPHTKYAVPVYYVLAPAEASSNLARFDGVRYGYRSPEAKNILDLYIKSRSEGFGAEVKRRIMIGTYVLSAGFFDAYFKKAQKVRTLIKKDFDEAFKTVDVIFTPVAPSPSFELNKEKTPIELYLEDIFTLSANLAGIPGLSVPAGLTDGLPVGIQLLGKQFGEEDLIAVGSAFEKIRGEWKLPEGDDK